The proteins below come from a single Dinghuibacter silviterrae genomic window:
- a CDS encoding nucleotide exchange factor GrpE, with the protein MATLVFELEKKLAAAESPGIKRHLDRMKSVLDEAGILMLNPLGEPYQETRTDLEASILPDARGSLAVVDVIKPVLYAQEEGKRTLLQRGVVIVGSKA; encoded by the coding sequence ATGGCCACCCTTGTCTTCGAACTCGAAAAAAAACTGGCGGCTGCGGAGTCTCCGGGCATAAAACGGCACCTTGACCGGATGAAGTCCGTACTGGACGAGGCGGGCATCCTGATGCTCAACCCGCTGGGGGAGCCTTACCAGGAAACCCGGACGGACCTGGAAGCAAGCATCCTGCCGGACGCCCGGGGGTCGCTCGCGGTCGTGGATGTAATCAAACCTGTCTTGTACGCGCAGGAAGAGGGTAAACGGACGCTTTTGCAAAGGGGCGTTGTCATTGTGGGTAGTAAGGCATAA
- a CDS encoding Hsp70 family protein gives MARTIDFAIDLGTTNSLIAKSNKGVIDIFKNPAGMKTTLPSVVAFRKDRILVGDKAREYIEKDPSNVFGAFKRKMGTSETFLVPNTGGFKTPIELSTIILQELKHFIFTGETPESVVITIPASFDTIQSNATKEAGYAAGFKEVLLLQEPIAASLAFANRDGKEGMKGSWLVYDLGGGTFDVALVRIEEEEMKVVDHEGDNYFGGVDFDNLLLSDVVVPYLEQKYQIEGLSTKMRSSGGRYNKLYYQLLYKAEEAKIALSAYPSAVLEFDFTDEKDETHEEYLEITREQFEKSIRSRVKASIDFIRLLLERNRLAPSNITEVVLVGGSTYIPLVRNLLARELGIAVNTAIDPTTAVVEGAAYYAGSRASRWEPAETKTTRKTEVDIKMAYARNSRSDEEYFAAIVRQAPAGSQYRIRRSDGGFDSGLKPLGERISEMLVLLPGSLNVFRLQFFDASGALIETDVPEISIVQGKFSIHGQPLPHDICLEVDDTYDRSTHLEVIFERGGILPLKKTITKTLSRSILKGSNDQLLINVLEGSRYGSPQTNLPIGVVGIEGRNLSADLIKGCDIDLTFEISESRDITVTAFISMIDAEYREVFSPSTRAINLARLGQEIDYLKRTAAGQLKKFLAQELYKEGAILQGCIQELEDMQKPLRNLTDKDVTDTKFQLDDQKRKIAQTLESVSREETHLQLREQYFDKKEYYLELITHANRPDLLRKFEQMGKEEAEWINTASTQFIRSKMREMDRLAWDVRRNNLDHVIGIYTSYALRPPEAYSNPKEFKQLRARGDEALGRKNIEEIWSIIQRMYDLLIDKNRNEEIKGTGLRE, from the coding sequence ATGGCAAGGACGATCGATTTTGCAATAGACCTGGGCACGACGAATTCTTTGATTGCTAAGAGCAACAAGGGGGTGATCGACATTTTCAAGAATCCGGCAGGGATGAAGACGACGCTGCCGAGCGTGGTGGCGTTTCGGAAGGATCGCATACTGGTGGGGGATAAGGCCCGGGAATACATCGAAAAGGACCCGTCGAACGTGTTTGGCGCGTTCAAAAGGAAAATGGGGACGAGTGAGACCTTCCTGGTGCCGAATACGGGGGGCTTCAAAACGCCGATCGAGCTGAGTACGATCATCCTGCAGGAGCTGAAGCACTTTATTTTCACGGGAGAAACGCCGGAGAGCGTGGTGATCACGATCCCGGCGAGCTTTGACACCATCCAGAGCAACGCGACGAAGGAAGCGGGGTATGCGGCGGGTTTTAAGGAAGTTTTGCTGTTGCAGGAGCCGATCGCCGCCAGCCTGGCGTTTGCCAACCGGGACGGGAAGGAGGGCATGAAGGGGTCGTGGCTGGTATATGACCTGGGGGGCGGTACGTTTGACGTGGCGTTGGTCCGGATCGAGGAGGAGGAGATGAAGGTGGTCGACCACGAGGGGGACAATTATTTTGGCGGCGTCGACTTCGACAACCTGTTGTTGTCGGACGTGGTGGTACCCTACCTGGAACAGAAGTACCAAATCGAAGGGCTGAGCACGAAGATGCGCAGCTCGGGCGGGCGGTACAACAAATTATACTATCAACTCCTGTACAAGGCGGAGGAGGCAAAGATCGCGCTGAGCGCCTACCCCTCGGCGGTGCTCGAATTTGACTTCACGGACGAAAAGGACGAAACCCACGAAGAATACCTGGAGATCACCCGGGAACAATTCGAAAAAAGCATCCGGAGCCGTGTGAAGGCGTCCATCGACTTTATCCGGCTATTGCTCGAAAGAAACAGGCTGGCGCCTTCGAACATCACCGAGGTTGTATTGGTGGGGGGTAGCACATATATTCCGCTGGTCCGGAACCTCCTGGCCCGGGAGTTGGGGATCGCGGTCAATACCGCCATCGATCCGACCACCGCGGTGGTCGAGGGGGCGGCGTATTATGCAGGCAGCAGGGCCAGCCGGTGGGAACCGGCGGAAACAAAAACCACCCGGAAAACCGAGGTGGACATCAAGATGGCCTACGCCCGTAACAGCAGGAGCGATGAAGAATATTTTGCCGCCATCGTCCGGCAAGCCCCCGCGGGCAGTCAATACCGCATCCGGCGTTCGGACGGTGGTTTTGACAGCGGGTTGAAGCCGCTGGGCGAGCGCATATCCGAAATGCTGGTGTTGTTGCCCGGGTCGCTGAACGTCTTCCGGCTGCAGTTTTTTGACGCCAGCGGGGCGCTGATAGAAACGGACGTGCCGGAGATCAGCATCGTGCAGGGGAAATTTTCCATCCATGGACAACCCCTCCCGCATGACATCTGTCTGGAAGTGGACGACACGTATGACCGGTCTACCCACCTGGAGGTGATCTTTGAACGGGGTGGCATCCTTCCCCTCAAAAAAACAATTACCAAGACGCTGAGCCGGTCTATTCTCAAAGGCAGCAACGACCAGTTGCTCATCAATGTTCTGGAAGGCAGCCGCTACGGTTCTCCGCAAACGAACCTGCCCATCGGCGTGGTGGGGATTGAAGGCCGGAACCTGAGCGCGGACCTCATCAAGGGATGCGACATAGACCTGACCTTCGAGATCAGCGAAAGCCGCGACATTACGGTGACCGCCTTTATCAGCATGATCGATGCGGAATACCGGGAAGTGTTTAGTCCCTCCACCCGGGCCATCAACCTGGCCCGGCTTGGACAGGAGATCGATTATTTGAAGCGTACCGCCGCCGGCCAGCTGAAAAAGTTCCTGGCCCAGGAATTGTACAAGGAGGGCGCGATCCTCCAGGGGTGTATACAGGAACTGGAGGACATGCAAAAACCGCTTCGGAACCTGACGGACAAAGATGTCACGGATACCAAGTTTCAGTTGGACGACCAGAAACGGAAGATTGCGCAGACGCTGGAATCCGTATCCAGGGAAGAGACGCACCTCCAGCTCCGGGAACAATACTTTGACAAAAAAGAATACTACCTGGAACTGATCACCCACGCCAACCGGCCGGACCTGCTCCGGAAATTCGAGCAGATGGGCAAGGAGGAGGCCGAGTGGATCAATACGGCCAGTACCCAGTTCATCCGTTCGAAGATGCGCGAAATGGACCGCCTGGCCTGGGACGTCCGCCGGAACAACCTCGACCACGTGATCGGCATTTACACCAGTTACGCCCTAAGGCCACCCGAGGCCTACAGCAACCCCAAGGAATTCAAACAGCTCCGGGCCAGGGGTGACGAGGCGTTGGGCCGCAAAAACATCGAAGAGATCTGGAGCATCATCCAGCGTATGTACGACCTGCTCATTGACAAAAACAGAAACGAAGAGATCAAGGGCACCGGTTTGAGGGAATAA
- a CDS encoding TonB-dependent receptor, whose protein sequence is MNCFNLAARLLVAAFLCLILPRAMYAQSAGSTISGFVYDDGSKPIEGATIATRNTTTGFSTTTVTDKKGYFELRDLPVGTYDIEVSAVGTQTTLFKGNVLNLGDRLVLHKITLSRSAKELSEVTIHSNSFNNSVDRLGTGTAVTGRAIQKIPLVSRNYTDLMVLSPLANGASLAGAKAGGTGYMLDGVSNRRADFGGISDAAFSISSETIREFEVSTNAYDVTNGRGSGGVVKAITKSGTNKLSGAAWGYYGASSLAADKDVYGNHLTNNYKTGQFGGLFSGPLVKDKVHFLVAYDQYNNTIPFRAYDFNFSGPTQAQAEKNLGITEANLQQIVNILESPTFGFPASQQFGTISITQRTQNAFAKIDWNINKKNLLTFKYNYLHFVDPNKLKSAGLLTTEYTGIEIDNAAMLGLRTEFNPRLTNDLKLNFSTYRKFLTFLNNHVPEGFVNVTSTFSDGSTGNITVAFGDQNWVPERDASDVVQIIDNLRYNTGNLHFVFGTDNNINHITDRLSHDQQGQFYYASITDLQNNNPYRFNRKIPLNGTNPMVSIPLIELGLFAQMETNLKPNLNLTVGIRWDGQIIGSPPTYNPLLEQELGVNTHVVPFDAKNIQPRANLIWDVHGNGRDIVKVGAGLFASELTTQPITFAHIDNGVDFRQVNILQNVPPAQWALYQKDFNAVPGGAYYNSLTTKQPATVLALDKHLKNPLTFKTSASYYHYFNTWFRMGANVYFDNTWDNFYLYDLNLKRTPEFVTNEGRQIYVPASTLSNTSSTSYLPVLANSRIAPDFNQVRYFTNTSWSSKYWGAMVEAAVQIGKDGTFSVSYAKGKATGTPPYDNGDPRNANFSVGSSYWTYSSYGKNWRSDGDQPNKLVALFLSPTFHGFSVSSSFQAYQNARYSVYVNRDIIGEGNDGTDLAYVYDPNNPNTPAGIRTGMNTLLAKTSPQFRKFLQNNYGKFAPYNGGIMPWRTQWNLSAAYDFKLTGTHKLTLRADIFNVLNLVNYRWGGYKQIINTNLYNVTGFDQPSQSFTYSVNQNAGTIQKTANYYSVQFGARYSF, encoded by the coding sequence ATGAACTGCTTCAACCTTGCGGCCAGATTACTGGTGGCTGCTTTCCTATGCCTTATCCTTCCCCGGGCGATGTATGCCCAGTCCGCCGGCTCGACCATCAGCGGCTTTGTGTATGATGACGGCAGTAAGCCGATAGAGGGGGCGACGATCGCTACCCGGAATACGACGACGGGTTTTTCGACGACAACCGTGACCGACAAAAAAGGGTACTTTGAACTGAGGGATCTCCCGGTGGGGACCTACGATATCGAAGTGTCGGCCGTCGGAACACAGACGACCCTTTTCAAGGGCAACGTGCTCAACCTGGGGGACCGGCTTGTCCTTCATAAAATCACACTAAGCCGTAGCGCCAAGGAGCTGTCGGAAGTGACCATTCACTCGAACAGCTTTAACAACAGCGTCGACCGTTTGGGTACGGGTACGGCAGTTACAGGGCGCGCCATCCAGAAGATACCGTTGGTTTCGCGCAACTATACCGACCTCATGGTCTTGTCTCCCCTGGCCAACGGGGCATCCCTGGCGGGTGCCAAGGCGGGTGGTACGGGGTACATGCTGGACGGCGTGAGTAACCGGCGCGCGGACTTCGGGGGGATCTCGGACGCGGCTTTCTCCATTTCTTCCGAGACGATCCGTGAATTTGAAGTATCTACGAATGCGTATGACGTCACCAACGGCCGGGGTTCGGGCGGGGTGGTCAAAGCGATCACCAAGTCGGGGACCAACAAGCTGTCCGGTGCAGCCTGGGGTTACTACGGGGCGAGCTCGCTGGCGGCGGACAAGGACGTCTATGGGAACCACCTGACCAACAACTACAAGACCGGCCAGTTTGGCGGGTTGTTTAGCGGGCCCCTGGTCAAGGACAAGGTGCACTTCCTGGTCGCCTACGACCAGTACAACAATACCATTCCGTTCCGGGCCTACGATTTTAATTTTTCCGGCCCTACCCAGGCCCAGGCGGAAAAGAACCTGGGTATCACGGAGGCCAACCTGCAGCAGATCGTCAATATCCTGGAGAGCCCGACCTTTGGTTTTCCTGCCAGCCAGCAGTTTGGCACCATCAGCATCACGCAAAGGACGCAAAATGCTTTTGCCAAGATCGACTGGAACATCAACAAGAAAAACCTGCTGACGTTTAAGTACAACTACCTCCACTTTGTGGACCCGAACAAGCTCAAGTCCGCGGGGCTGCTGACCACCGAGTATACCGGTATTGAAATCGACAACGCGGCCATGCTGGGGCTCCGCACGGAATTCAATCCCCGGTTGACGAACGACCTGAAGCTCAACTTCAGCACGTACCGGAAATTCCTTACTTTTCTCAACAACCACGTACCGGAAGGTTTTGTCAACGTGACCTCGACCTTTAGCGACGGCAGCACGGGAAACATCACCGTTGCCTTTGGGGACCAGAACTGGGTACCGGAGCGGGACGCCTCCGACGTGGTCCAGATCATCGACAACCTCCGCTACAATACGGGGAACCTCCATTTTGTTTTTGGTACGGACAACAACATCAACCACATCACGGACCGGTTGTCGCATGACCAGCAGGGTCAGTTTTATTATGCGAGCATCACCGACCTCCAAAACAACAACCCGTACCGGTTTAACCGGAAGATTCCGCTGAACGGCACCAACCCGATGGTCAGCATACCCCTGATCGAGCTGGGCCTGTTTGCGCAAATGGAGACCAACCTGAAACCCAACCTGAACCTGACCGTCGGTATTCGCTGGGACGGCCAGATCATCGGCAGCCCTCCTACGTACAACCCGCTCCTGGAGCAGGAACTGGGGGTCAATACCCATGTCGTACCCTTTGACGCCAAGAATATACAGCCCCGGGCCAACCTGATCTGGGACGTCCACGGGAACGGCCGGGACATTGTCAAGGTCGGGGCCGGTCTTTTCGCATCGGAGCTGACGACACAGCCGATAACCTTTGCCCACATCGACAACGGGGTCGATTTCCGCCAGGTGAACATCCTGCAGAACGTGCCCCCCGCGCAGTGGGCCCTGTACCAAAAGGATTTCAACGCCGTCCCGGGGGGGGCGTATTACAACAGTCTCACCACCAAGCAGCCGGCGACGGTCCTGGCGCTGGACAAACACCTCAAGAACCCGCTTACCTTTAAGACAAGCGCCAGCTACTATCATTATTTCAATACCTGGTTCCGGATGGGCGCCAACGTCTATTTCGACAATACGTGGGATAACTTTTACCTCTATGACCTGAACCTGAAACGCACACCGGAATTCGTGACCAACGAAGGCCGCCAGATCTATGTCCCGGCGAGCACCCTCAGCAATACGTCGTCGACGAGTTACCTGCCGGTCCTGGCCAACTCGCGGATCGCACCCGACTTTAACCAGGTCCGTTACTTTACGAATACTTCCTGGTCCTCCAAATACTGGGGCGCCATGGTGGAGGCCGCTGTCCAGATCGGTAAGGACGGGACGTTTAGCGTGAGCTACGCCAAAGGCAAGGCCACCGGCACACCGCCCTACGATAACGGCGACCCGCGGAACGCAAACTTTAGCGTAGGTTCCTCCTACTGGACCTATTCCTCTTATGGCAAAAACTGGAGAAGCGATGGCGACCAGCCCAACAAGCTTGTTGCGCTTTTCCTGAGCCCCACCTTCCATGGGTTTAGCGTCAGCTCTTCCTTCCAGGCTTATCAGAACGCCCGCTACTCCGTGTATGTCAACCGGGACATCATCGGGGAAGGCAACGACGGAACGGACCTGGCGTATGTTTACGATCCCAACAACCCGAACACCCCGGCGGGCATCCGCACCGGGATGAACACCCTGCTGGCCAAGACCAGCCCCCAATTCCGGAAATTCCTCCAAAACAACTATGGGAAGTTTGCGCCCTACAACGGGGGGATCATGCCCTGGCGCACCCAGTGGAACCTCAGTGCCGCTTACGACTTCAAGCTGACGGGGACCCACAAGCTCACGCTCCGGGCGGACATCTTCAACGTTCTGAACCTCGTGAACTACCGTTGGGGTGGCTACAAACAAATCATCAACACCAACCTGTATAACGTGACCGGCTTCGACCAGCCGAGCCAGTCTTTTACCTACAGCGTGAACCAGAACGCGGGGACCATCCAAAAGACGGCGAATTATTATTCGGTGCAGTTTGGGGCAAGGTATTCGTTCTAA
- a CDS encoding NAD(P)H-binding protein produces the protein MHMTITGSLGNIGRELAARLIAKGHQVTVISHDPNRAEAIRTIGAQPAIGSVEDADFLTRAFTGADAVYLMIPPRFDATNTRVYMTTVAGAYANALTQAGVRYAVNLSSVGAHLPDGPGPTGTNYHIEAMLDALADVHVLHLRPGLFYTNFYGSIPVIRHQHVLGNNFDAAVPMLLTDPRDIAEEAARAMDILDFKGKSARYVVSDEKDGGEVAALLGQAIGQTGLPWIQLSDKDLLGGLVAGGFSPDAASVYVVGIGAGLREGVLFEDYRRQPKTTTDRIRFEAFAREFGEVYRNS, from the coding sequence ATGCACATGACTATTACAGGCTCGCTGGGCAACATTGGCAGGGAGCTCGCCGCCCGATTGATCGCAAAAGGACACCAGGTGACCGTCATCAGCCACGACCCCAACCGGGCCGAAGCCATCCGCACCATAGGCGCACAGCCCGCCATCGGTTCCGTAGAAGACGCGGATTTCCTGACCCGGGCGTTCACCGGGGCCGATGCGGTGTACCTCATGATCCCGCCCCGCTTTGATGCTACGAACACGCGCGTATATATGACCACCGTAGCGGGCGCATACGCAAATGCCCTCACACAGGCGGGCGTGCGGTACGCCGTCAACCTGAGCAGCGTCGGCGCGCATTTACCCGACGGCCCCGGACCCACCGGCACGAATTACCACATCGAAGCAATGCTCGACGCACTCGCAGACGTCCATGTCCTCCACTTGCGCCCGGGGTTGTTTTATACCAATTTTTACGGGAGTATTCCGGTGATCCGGCACCAGCATGTCCTCGGGAACAATTTTGACGCCGCAGTCCCCATGCTGCTCACGGATCCCCGGGACATCGCGGAGGAGGCGGCCCGGGCAATGGACATACTCGACTTCAAGGGCAAGAGCGCCCGTTACGTAGTGAGCGATGAGAAAGACGGGGGCGAGGTGGCCGCCCTGTTGGGTCAGGCCATCGGGCAGACCGGCCTGCCGTGGATCCAACTGTCCGACAAGGACCTGCTGGGCGGCCTGGTTGCGGGAGGATTCAGCCCCGACGCGGCGTCCGTATACGTGGTGGGCATCGGCGCGGGTCTCCGGGAAGGGGTCCTTTTTGAGGACTACCGGCGCCAACCGAAAACGACGACGGACAGGATCCGTTTCGAGGCGTTCGCCCGCGAATTCGGTGAGGTGTACAGGAACAGTTAA
- a CDS encoding c-type cytochrome, with amino-acid sequence MKKIYILVSLTLLAACSAKLIQPTQSDVDRVSPTYPGYTLADLNQGKVLFGQTCNRCHPLKNPTGHTADQWKDIVPKMIGRLKKKKGEDVISDQQQELILRYLVTMSGASKH; translated from the coding sequence ATGAAAAAGATCTACATCCTCGTATCGCTCACGCTACTCGCCGCCTGTAGCGCGAAGCTGATCCAGCCTACCCAGTCAGACGTCGACCGGGTGTCCCCTACGTACCCGGGCTATACCCTGGCGGACCTGAACCAGGGCAAGGTCCTTTTCGGACAAACCTGTAACCGTTGTCATCCCCTGAAAAACCCCACCGGTCATACGGCTGATCAGTGGAAGGATATCGTGCCGAAGATGATCGGCCGTCTCAAAAAGAAAAAAGGGGAGGACGTGATCAGCGACCAACAGCAGGAGCTGATTTTACGGTACCTGGTTACGATGAGCGGCGCGTCGAAACACTGA
- a CDS encoding winged helix-turn-helix transcriptional regulator: MSQVKESSTIQANKKAAFAECPITHVMEKIGGYWKPVILFNLLAGTKRYSDLRKSIPAITEKVLIQQLKQLETDGLLVRKAMPVVPPHVTYSLTPSGRKLEPVLYAMAVWAAGDSKENGRVFRRNLKEFPGR, encoded by the coding sequence ATGTCCCAGGTAAAAGAAAGCTCCACCATCCAGGCCAACAAAAAGGCGGCCTTCGCCGAATGCCCGATCACACACGTGATGGAAAAGATCGGCGGCTATTGGAAACCCGTCATCCTGTTCAACCTGCTCGCCGGAACCAAGCGATACAGCGACCTCCGGAAATCCATCCCTGCCATTACGGAGAAAGTGCTGATCCAGCAATTGAAGCAGCTCGAAACCGATGGTTTGCTTGTTCGCAAGGCCATGCCCGTGGTTCCACCCCACGTCACGTATAGCCTCACGCCTTCCGGGCGCAAGCTGGAACCGGTGTTGTACGCGATGGCGGTCTGGGCAGCGGGGGACAGCAAGGAGAACGGGCGGGTGTTCCGGAGGAACCTGAAGGAATTTCCGGGGCGCTAA
- a CDS encoding glycoside hydrolase family 43 protein: MKRYALLMLLTFPCVALFAQHVYTPDNGDGTFTNPLLWGDWPDPDVIRVGDDFYLISTSMHYVPGSPVLHSKDLVNWEMAGYAVARYDEDPRYDMKGGTMYLNGSWANTIRYHNGKFYVGFCTPSGIGAQGHFSMCVADSVQGPWKRTIFPEYLYDPGLFFDDDGKVYVVHGQGTLYLTELNSDALSVKSPRVKIWSTGFDRDGVPGHHFGLEGSHVYKINGLYYITCPAGGTEGWQVCLRSKNIYGPYEYRTIVHDDGSYPPNGLHQGGLVQLKNGDWWFIIMQDRGPLGRVPHLEPVVWKDGWPMIGREAKGVVTWTKPDVGSTYPVCVPTTSDAFDNPVLGLQWQWNHNPDNSKWSLTEHPGYLRLHGAFATGLMEARNSLTQRVQGPQSTGVAEVDLEGMADGDLTGLAVFQKPYAFIGVEQRNGYRRLVMADDGKIIDSTGLGGQSTVWFRASATDKGFVVTFSYSLDGVHFQPLGSRFVMQLGLDWTANRFMLFDFNDIPGAAPGFADFNNFYILGE, encoded by the coding sequence ATGAAACGATATGCGCTGCTGATGTTGCTGACATTCCCCTGCGTTGCGCTTTTTGCACAACACGTCTATACCCCGGACAACGGGGACGGCACCTTTACGAATCCCCTGTTGTGGGGTGACTGGCCTGACCCGGATGTCATCCGGGTGGGGGACGACTTCTATTTGATCTCCACGAGCATGCACTATGTGCCGGGAAGCCCCGTCCTCCATTCAAAGGACCTGGTGAATTGGGAAATGGCAGGGTATGCCGTGGCGCGCTATGACGAGGATCCCCGCTATGATATGAAGGGTGGAACGATGTATCTGAACGGCTCCTGGGCGAATACGATCCGTTACCACAACGGTAAATTCTACGTCGGTTTTTGTACGCCTTCCGGGATAGGCGCCCAGGGACATTTCTCGATGTGCGTGGCCGATAGCGTTCAGGGACCCTGGAAACGCACCATTTTCCCGGAATACCTCTATGATCCGGGGCTTTTTTTCGACGACGACGGCAAGGTGTATGTTGTCCATGGCCAGGGGACCCTATACCTGACGGAGCTCAACAGCGATGCGCTGTCCGTAAAATCGCCCCGCGTGAAGATCTGGAGCACGGGCTTTGATAGGGACGGTGTACCCGGTCATCATTTTGGCCTGGAGGGATCGCACGTATACAAAATCAATGGCCTGTACTACATCACCTGCCCCGCGGGTGGCACCGAAGGCTGGCAAGTCTGTCTGCGCAGCAAAAACATATACGGTCCTTATGAATACCGGACCATCGTCCATGACGACGGTTCCTATCCACCCAACGGCCTGCACCAGGGTGGTCTCGTGCAATTAAAGAACGGCGACTGGTGGTTTATCATTATGCAGGACAGGGGCCCCCTCGGTCGCGTACCCCACCTGGAACCCGTCGTCTGGAAAGACGGGTGGCCGATGATCGGCCGGGAAGCGAAGGGCGTGGTTACCTGGACAAAACCGGACGTCGGCAGCACCTACCCCGTGTGCGTCCCCACCACCTCCGATGCGTTTGACAACCCCGTGTTGGGTTTGCAGTGGCAGTGGAACCACAACCCCGACAACAGCAAATGGTCCCTGACCGAACACCCCGGGTACCTGCGGCTACACGGCGCTTTTGCAACGGGGCTTATGGAAGCGCGTAATTCCCTGACCCAACGGGTACAGGGGCCACAATCGACCGGCGTGGCCGAAGTCGACTTGGAAGGTATGGCTGATGGTGACCTGACCGGCCTTGCCGTATTCCAAAAACCTTACGCGTTTATTGGCGTGGAACAAAGAAACGGGTACCGGCGCCTGGTAATGGCCGACGACGGTAAAATCATCGATAGCACCGGTCTGGGTGGGCAATCGACCGTTTGGTTCAGGGCCTCCGCCACGGATAAAGGTTTTGTAGTTACCTTTTCCTATAGCTTGGACGGCGTGCACTTTCAACCCCTGGGCAGCCGGTTTGTCATGCAGTTGGGGCTTGACTGGACGGCCAACCGGTTTATGCTGTTTGATTTCAACGATATTCCGGGAGCGGCGCCGGGCTTTGCGGACTTTAATAATTTTTACATATTGGGGGAATGA
- a CDS encoding S10 family peptidase — MRTRTFLTGALTSLLCAALNPAFAQRGDQPVHDTTGTDRRDTAVARPVVTHHQITVEGKTIDYTATTGYMLMHDETGEKPLAKIFYVAYTAEGAPRAKRPVTFVFNGGPGSASIWLHMGSFSPVRVKFANDKGDAPAPPYEYEDNPYTWLGFTDLVFIDPVSTGYSRPAKGVQAGDFHGYSEDLASVGDFIRLYVTQNQRWGSPKFIAGESYGTTRAAGLSGYLMSRYGMNMNGITLISSVLNFQLIDFSHGNEMPYIFFLPTYAATARYHHKLSPELESLSPEELTQKAEAFAGGPYASFLMEGDNASAGETDRMVDSLHYYTGLSATYIRQTRERVNAFRFFKEVLRDEGKTVGRYDSRFTGEDMDDAGERSTYDASDNNLTGLFVATFNNYVRKDLGFKSDLPYESTANVRPWDYKPAENEYLDVSETLRAAMTQNPHLHVDVVCGYYDLATPVYNAEYMVSHMGLRPDVRKNIILTYYEAGHMVYVSKDTDAKLLKDEKAFYESALK; from the coding sequence ATGAGAACGAGAACCTTTCTGACAGGAGCCCTGACCTCCTTGCTTTGCGCTGCGCTGAACCCCGCTTTTGCTCAAAGGGGTGACCAACCCGTTCATGACACGACCGGGACGGACCGGCGGGATACTGCCGTGGCCCGGCCGGTGGTGACCCATCACCAGATCACCGTGGAGGGCAAAACCATCGACTATACGGCGACCACCGGGTATATGCTGATGCATGACGAAACCGGGGAGAAACCCCTGGCCAAAATCTTTTATGTTGCCTACACGGCGGAAGGAGCCCCCAGGGCCAAACGGCCGGTCACCTTTGTCTTCAACGGGGGACCGGGTTCGGCCTCGATCTGGCTGCACATGGGATCGTTTAGTCCCGTGCGCGTCAAATTCGCCAACGACAAGGGGGACGCGCCCGCTCCACCTTATGAGTACGAGGACAATCCGTATACCTGGCTGGGTTTTACCGACCTGGTATTCATAGACCCCGTGTCCACGGGTTACAGCCGCCCGGCTAAAGGGGTTCAGGCCGGCGACTTCCACGGCTACAGCGAAGACCTGGCGTCGGTCGGGGACTTTATCCGGTTGTATGTGACCCAGAACCAGCGTTGGGGCAGCCCCAAATTCATCGCGGGCGAGAGTTATGGCACGACCCGCGCAGCGGGGTTATCAGGGTACCTCATGAGCCGGTATGGCATGAATATGAACGGCATCACCCTTATTTCGTCGGTCCTGAACTTCCAGCTCATCGACTTTAGCCATGGGAACGAGATGCCCTATATATTTTTCCTCCCTACTTATGCCGCCACCGCCCGGTATCACCACAAGCTCTCGCCGGAGCTGGAGAGCCTGAGCCCGGAGGAGCTGACACAAAAGGCGGAGGCTTTTGCAGGAGGGCCGTATGCGTCTTTCCTGATGGAAGGGGATAACGCCTCCGCGGGCGAGACCGACCGGATGGTGGATTCCCTTCACTACTATACGGGTTTGTCGGCCACCTATATCCGGCAGACGCGGGAGCGCGTCAATGCGTTCCGCTTTTTCAAGGAAGTATTGCGGGACGAAGGCAAGACGGTGGGCCGCTACGACAGCCGGTTTACCGGGGAAGACATGGACGACGCGGGTGAGCGCTCGACTTATGACGCGAGCGACAACAACCTCACCGGCCTTTTTGTCGCCACCTTTAACAATTACGTCCGTAAGGACCTTGGTTTTAAAAGCGACCTGCCTTACGAGTCCACGGCCAACGTGCGTCCGTGGGACTACAAACCCGCCGAGAACGAATACCTGGACGTCTCCGAGACACTGAGGGCCGCCATGACGCAGAACCCGCACCTGCACGTGGACGTGGTCTGCGGATACTACGACCTGGCGACCCCGGTCTACAACGCGGAGTATATGGTCAGCCACATGGGGCTTCGCCCGGATGTACGGAAGAACATCATCCTGACCTATTACGAGGCGGGGCACATGGTCTACGTGTCCAAGGACACGGACGCCAAGCTGCTGAAGGATGAAAAGGCGTTTTACGAAAGCGCGCTCAAGTAG